In Acidobacteriota bacterium, a genomic segment contains:
- the holA gene encoding DNA polymerase III subunit delta, whose amino-acid sequence MAGRFAPTERFVSEVKAHQLAPAYIFIGDEGFFRDRCRAALIEHLVPRDLREFSFYELDLGEVEVAEVLDRARTPSLMAPFQVFFLRNVKALYGRGSHQAEFAAIEQYVKAPNPDAVLIFVADHIAIPADVRRMEMQDKDRYERIRETLGEYCTVIEFARVDESEGMRWVVESAGAQGVKIETDAARELVDSLGADLLLVANELEKLFLFVGEKKRIALADVETMVLAAKQRSLYELTDAISAKDRPRALATLDAILSSGDGEEAAIGHLHMLAKTFRQMLVILERNVRDSRAIWQALWQGFRLPPFAAEDVIRQARRYKSRRDLTRALRLIAKADLALRSSPVSKRMVLEKLVLDLCAEAKPAAPASQWQQDELPV is encoded by the coding sequence ATGGCCGGACGCTTTGCGCCGACGGAACGATTCGTTTCCGAAGTCAAAGCGCACCAGCTTGCTCCGGCCTACATCTTCATTGGCGACGAAGGCTTCTTCCGCGACCGCTGCCGCGCGGCGCTGATCGAACATCTCGTCCCGCGCGACCTCCGCGAGTTCAGCTTCTACGAGCTCGACCTCGGCGAAGTCGAGGTCGCCGAAGTGCTCGACCGCGCGCGCACGCCCTCGCTGATGGCGCCCTTCCAGGTCTTCTTCCTCCGCAACGTCAAGGCGCTTTACGGACGCGGCTCGCACCAGGCCGAGTTTGCGGCCATCGAGCAGTACGTGAAGGCGCCGAATCCCGACGCGGTGCTCATCTTCGTGGCCGACCACATCGCCATCCCCGCCGACGTTCGCCGCATGGAGATGCAGGATAAAGATCGCTACGAGCGCATCCGCGAGACCCTGGGCGAGTACTGCACCGTGATCGAATTTGCGCGCGTGGACGAGAGCGAAGGCATGCGCTGGGTGGTGGAATCCGCCGGCGCGCAGGGCGTGAAGATCGAGACGGACGCGGCGCGCGAGCTGGTGGATTCCCTCGGCGCCGACTTGCTGCTCGTCGCCAACGAGCTGGAGAAGCTGTTCCTCTTCGTCGGCGAGAAGAAACGCATCGCGCTCGCCGACGTAGAGACGATGGTGCTCGCCGCCAAGCAGCGCTCGCTCTACGAGCTGACCGACGCCATCTCGGCGAAAGATCGGCCGCGCGCGCTCGCCACGCTCGACGCCATCTTGTCATCCGGCGATGGGGAAGAGGCCGCGATCGGGCACTTGCACATGCTGGCAAAAACCTTTCGCCAGATGCTGGTCATCCTGGAGCGCAACGTGCGCGACTCGCGCGCGATATGGCAGGCGCTGTGGCAGGGCTTTCGCCTGCCGCCCTTCGCCGCCGAGGATGTGATCCGCCAGGCTCGCCGCTACAAATCGCGCCGCGACCTCACGCGCGCGTTGCGCCTGATCGCCAAAGCCGACCTCGCGCTGCGGTCGAGTCCAGTGTCGAAGCGGATGGTGCTGGAGAAGCTGGTGCTCGACCTCTGCGCTGAAGCCAAGCCGGCGGCTCCAGCAAGCCAGTGGCAGCAGGACGAGCTGCCGGTGTAG
- the lptE gene encoding LPS assembly lipoprotein LptE — protein MVTLLALVTIFSSSCGYSTAGHASKLPTDVRTIAIPAFVNKTQTYKIEQVLTAAVVREFTTRTNYHIANQDAGNGAADATLRGTVVSAELAPMTYDSHTGRASSALITVNMKVQLVDKGGKVLFDNPNYVYREQYQISREVSSFFEEESPAVDRMSRDFARSLVANILEGF, from the coding sequence TTGGTCACACTGCTGGCGCTGGTCACGATTTTTAGCAGCAGCTGTGGCTACTCCACCGCCGGCCACGCTTCCAAGCTGCCCACGGACGTGCGCACCATCGCCATCCCCGCGTTCGTCAACAAGACGCAGACCTACAAGATCGAGCAGGTGCTCACCGCGGCGGTCGTTCGCGAGTTCACCACACGGACGAACTACCACATCGCCAATCAGGATGCGGGGAACGGCGCTGCCGACGCCACGCTGCGTGGCACCGTGGTCTCCGCCGAGCTGGCGCCCATGACCTACGACTCGCACACCGGCCGCGCTTCCTCCGCGCTCATCACCGTGAACATGAAGGTGCAGTTGGTGGATAAGGGCGGGAAAGTGTTGTTCGATAATCCCAACTACGTCTACCGCGAGCAATACCAGATCTCGCGCGAGGTCTCGTCGTTCTTCGAAGAAGAATCGCCGGCGGTGGACCGCATGTCGCGCGACTTCGCGCGCTCGCTGGTGGCGAATATCCTCGAGGGTTTCTAG
- a CDS encoding segregation protein B, with protein sequence MSANLYRVAIVGAGTLKGKELKDTLNQSDFPALDIKLLDDDESLGLLDVVGGEPTFVQAVTAENFDDIKVAFFASEQEFTRKHWTMARDAGAGIILVDLSYALEAEKGAVLRAPWVTGGVVTAGEDANVLAESRAQGLPEIIIPAHPAAIVLAMLLERARTVSEMRTVVATIFEPASEHGRRGMDELHQQTINLLSFQPLPTGVYDAQVAFNMLARYGGNSSRSLEVIERRIADHFQKIASPRVPIPSLMLAQAPIFHGHAFSVYIELEKKAAVGDFAQGLAGPHVEIARAGEAPNNVAAAGRDEVLVSLRRDAQHENAFWLWAASDNLRIETLNAVEAAKQALAGTSVSGGSK encoded by the coding sequence ATGAGCGCAAACTTATATCGCGTGGCCATCGTGGGCGCCGGCACGCTCAAGGGCAAAGAGCTGAAAGACACGCTCAACCAGAGCGATTTTCCCGCTCTCGACATCAAACTGCTCGATGACGACGAGTCGCTCGGGCTGCTTGACGTTGTCGGCGGCGAGCCGACGTTCGTGCAAGCCGTGACGGCCGAGAACTTTGACGACATCAAAGTCGCCTTCTTCGCCTCCGAACAGGAGTTCACCCGCAAGCACTGGACCATGGCGCGTGATGCCGGCGCCGGCATCATCCTGGTGGACCTCTCCTACGCGCTCGAAGCGGAGAAGGGTGCGGTGCTGCGAGCGCCCTGGGTCACCGGAGGCGTGGTCACGGCTGGGGAAGACGCGAATGTGTTGGCGGAGAGCCGCGCGCAGGGACTTCCTGAAATCATTATCCCCGCGCATCCGGCGGCGATCGTGCTGGCGATGCTGCTCGAGCGCGCGCGCACCGTCTCCGAGATGCGCACTGTGGTCGCGACCATCTTCGAGCCGGCAAGCGAGCACGGACGCCGCGGCATGGACGAGCTGCATCAGCAGACCATCAACCTGCTCAGCTTTCAGCCGCTGCCCACCGGTGTCTACGACGCGCAGGTCGCCTTCAACATGCTGGCACGGTATGGTGGGAATTCCTCGCGCTCGCTCGAGGTCATCGAGCGGCGCATCGCCGACCATTTCCAGAAGATCGCGTCGCCGCGCGTGCCAATACCTTCGCTGATGCTGGCGCAGGCGCCCATCTTTCACGGTCACGCCTTCTCGGTTTACATTGAGCTCGAAAAGAAAGCCGCGGTCGGTGACTTTGCCCAGGGGCTCGCGGGCCCGCATGTGGAGATCGCCCGCGCGGGCGAGGCGCCGAATAACGTGGCGGCGGCCGGGCGGGACGAAGTGCTGGTATCGTTGCGGCGCGACGCGCAGCACGAGAACGCGTTCTGGCTCTGGGCCGCGTCTGACAACTTGCGCATCGAGACGTTGAACGCGGTGGAAGCAGCCAAGCAGGCGCTGGCAGGAACAAGCGTTTCTGGGGGAAGCAAGTGA
- a CDS encoding phosphatidylcholine/phosphatidylserine synthase: MTMQMRRFNDPAQKRRLRRGLHILPSLFTTANIALGYFAINQTMLATPAEAWRFDNAAKAIGIAIVADFMDGMIARLTHTASDFGRELDSLADVITFGVAPAMLAWMWGFRWLPLGDWADWRARLIQIGAITSFLFLIAGASRLARFNIQKNPQPSNPGRPDRKYFVGMPIPAGAGVIAAVVHFSAGRPLDTWWLSTIWAALLVTVGYLMVSTWRYVSLKGLDWRKRVPFRTVILIAALIGGIYFFSRYVLFLLGLTYMLSGVLARLQWIFRRKSAPPPPSPPPSYEEAPQA; the protein is encoded by the coding sequence ATGACGATGCAGATGCGCCGTTTCAACGATCCCGCGCAGAAGCGCCGGCTGCGGCGCGGCCTGCACATCCTGCCGTCGCTCTTCACCACCGCGAATATCGCGCTCGGATACTTTGCCATCAACCAGACGATGCTGGCGACGCCGGCGGAGGCATGGCGTTTCGACAACGCCGCCAAGGCCATCGGCATCGCCATCGTCGCCGACTTCATGGACGGCATGATCGCGCGCCTCACTCACACCGCCAGCGATTTTGGCCGCGAGCTCGATTCGCTCGCTGACGTGATCACCTTCGGCGTCGCTCCCGCCATGCTCGCCTGGATGTGGGGGTTCCGCTGGCTGCCGCTGGGCGATTGGGCAGACTGGCGCGCGCGCCTCATCCAGATCGGGGCGATCACCAGCTTCCTGTTCCTGATCGCGGGGGCGAGCCGGCTGGCGCGCTTCAACATCCAGAAGAATCCGCAACCTTCGAATCCGGGGCGGCCGGACCGCAAATACTTTGTCGGTATGCCCATCCCCGCGGGCGCGGGCGTGATCGCCGCGGTGGTGCACTTCAGCGCGGGCCGTCCGCTGGACACTTGGTGGCTCTCCACCATCTGGGCCGCGCTGCTGGTCACCGTCGGATACCTGATGGTGAGCACCTGGCGCTATGTCAGCTTGAAAGGTCTCGACTGGCGGAAGCGCGTGCCGTTCCGCACCGTGATCCTGATCGCCGCACTGATCGGCGGTATTTACTTTTTCTCGCGCTATGTGTTGTTCCTGCTCGGTCTCACTTACATGTTGAGCGGCGTATTGGCGCGGTTGCAATGGATATTCCGCCGCAAGTCTGCGCCGCCGCCGCCGAGCCCGCCGCCTTCCTACGAGGAAGCGCCGCAAGCCTGA
- a CDS encoding phosphatidylserine decarboxylase, translating into MVRDGIYYALGLVAVAAVVGWLTAWPWALIPLPLAAFFLWFFRDPEREVPQQAGVIVSPADGKVTEVATVELEGQPRTRISIFLNVFNVHVNRSPIGGVVEKVEYRAGNFGNAMGAVSSEANEQNIVTVAGDGHTLVFKQIAGLLARRIVFTKKVGDKVARGERIGLIKFGSRCDVIFDSGAELRVKVGDKVAGGSSVLAIAAVPVTAGSNTVTNADRNAEARR; encoded by the coding sequence ATGGTGAGAGACGGCATCTACTACGCGCTCGGACTCGTGGCCGTGGCCGCGGTCGTGGGCTGGCTCACGGCGTGGCCGTGGGCGTTGATCCCGCTGCCGCTGGCCGCGTTCTTCCTGTGGTTCTTCCGCGATCCCGAGCGGGAGGTGCCGCAGCAGGCGGGCGTCATCGTCTCGCCGGCCGACGGCAAAGTCACCGAGGTCGCCACGGTCGAGCTCGAGGGCCAGCCGCGGACGCGCATCTCGATCTTCCTCAACGTCTTCAACGTGCACGTGAACCGCTCGCCCATCGGCGGGGTGGTGGAGAAAGTGGAATACCGTGCCGGAAACTTCGGCAACGCGATGGGGGCGGTGTCGTCGGAAGCGAATGAGCAGAACATCGTGACCGTAGCCGGCGATGGCCACACGCTGGTGTTCAAGCAGATCGCCGGGCTGCTGGCGCGGCGGATAGTGTTTACGAAGAAGGTGGGCGACAAGGTCGCGCGCGGCGAGCGCATCGGGCTGATCAAGTTCGGCTCGCGCTGTGACGTGATCTTCGACTCGGGCGCGGAACTGCGCGTGAAGGTGGGCGACAAGGTCGCGGGCGGCAGCTCGGTGCTGGCGATCGCGGCGGTGCCCGTGACGGCCGGGTCGAATACTGTCACGAATGCGGACAGGAATGCGGAGGCACGGCGATGA
- a CDS encoding DUF465 domain-containing protein, whose product MATLQDNLIANHDEFRRLAQEHKQYAQRLDSLIQKRYLSEDEKVEEVRLKKLKLRLKDQMEIIEQQHRRQAHQVA is encoded by the coding sequence ATGGCCACGCTCCAAGATAACCTTATTGCCAACCATGATGAGTTCCGCAGGTTGGCGCAAGAACACAAGCAATACGCACAGCGCCTCGATTCCCTCATCCAAAAAAGATATTTAAGCGAAGACGAGAAAGTGGAAGAGGTCCGCTTGAAAAAGCTCAAACTCCGTTTGAAAGACCAGATGGAGATCATCGAGCAGCAACACAGGCGGCAGGCGCACCAGGTAGCATAA
- the rimI gene encoding ribosomal protein S18-alanine N-acetyltransferase — MKVRHATAADLPAMQAVEKHSATAAHWTDSDYRKIFDSPELQTDWRRIALVIEEADVRVNGSKLQGFLVAQTVGGEWEIENVAIAPDARRRGLGTRLVGELLDMARAQGASAVFLEVRESNRAARALYEKWAFVESGRRTKYYRDPEEDAMVFKFVFPAG; from the coding sequence ATGAAGGTCCGCCACGCCACCGCCGCTGACCTGCCTGCGATGCAGGCCGTCGAGAAGCACTCCGCCACCGCGGCACACTGGACCGACTCCGACTACCGCAAGATATTCGACTCGCCGGAGCTGCAGACCGATTGGCGGCGTATTGCGCTGGTCATCGAAGAAGCAGACGTCAGAGTTAACGGGAGCAAACTCCAGGGCTTCCTGGTGGCGCAGACGGTCGGTGGCGAGTGGGAGATCGAGAACGTGGCCATCGCACCAGACGCGCGCCGGCGCGGGCTGGGCACGCGACTCGTCGGCGAGCTGCTCGACATGGCGCGGGCGCAGGGCGCGAGCGCCGTCTTCCTTGAAGTCCGCGAGTCGAACCGCGCAGCGCGCGCGCTCTACGAGAAGTGGGCATTCGTCGAGAGCGGCCGCCGGACGAAGTACTACCGCGATCCGGAAGAGGACGCGATGGTGTTCAAGTTCGTGTTTCCTGCTGGTTAG
- the tsaB gene encoding tRNA (adenosine(37)-N6)-threonylcarbamoyltransferase complex dimerization subunit type 1 TsaB, producing the protein MLILGIDTSGKSGGIALARADAGAFTLLEAAPIAGGTFSSQLIPLVAELLTKHKLKQEDIGGFAVASGPGSFTGLRVGLAAVKGLAEVLGKPIAAVSVLEALAILATAKTEQAPSLPDGKVAAALDAQRQEVYLGEYEVVQGVARTLREELLSRPGLIAHLRGDSKPAGPVVTPDDAVARHLREAGIACIAVARPGATEIARIGGAKLARGETISVEQLDANYLRNTDAQIFAKPETSKKK; encoded by the coding sequence GTGCTCATTCTTGGCATAGACACGAGTGGGAAGTCGGGCGGGATCGCCCTGGCGCGTGCGGATGCCGGCGCGTTCACGCTGCTCGAAGCCGCGCCCATTGCCGGCGGGACGTTTTCCTCGCAGCTCATCCCGTTGGTCGCCGAGTTGCTGACCAAACATAAGCTCAAGCAGGAAGACATCGGCGGATTTGCCGTCGCCAGCGGTCCGGGTTCATTCACCGGACTGCGCGTCGGACTCGCGGCGGTGAAGGGATTGGCGGAAGTCCTCGGCAAGCCCATCGCAGCGGTCTCCGTGTTGGAGGCGTTGGCGATACTCGCCACGGCGAAGACGGAGCAAGCCCCGTCTCTACCCGACGGGAAAGTGGCCGCAGCGCTCGATGCGCAGCGGCAGGAGGTCTACCTCGGCGAATACGAGGTGGTGCAGGGCGTGGCCAGGACTCTGCGCGAGGAGTTGCTCAGCCGTCCAGGTCTTATCGCGCACCTGCGCGGCGATTCTAAGCCAGCGGGTCCGGTCGTCACCCCGGATGACGCGGTTGCGAGGCACTTGCGTGAGGCGGGGATCGCGTGCATCGCGGTGGCGCGTCCGGGGGCGACGGAGATCGCGCGCATCGGCGGGGCGAAGCTGGCGCGCGGCGAGACGATCTCGGTGGAGCAGCTCGACGCGAATTATCTGCGGAATACGGACGCACAGATATTCGCGAAGCCCGAAACTTCAAAGAAGAAATGA
- the mce gene encoding methylmalonyl-CoA epimerase — MMFQIDHLGVAVKSLTAAKEFYKALGLDVVGEETVEHEKVKIAMLPVGESRIELLEATSADSAVARFIAKRGEGLHHVALRVPDLAGTVERLKLRGVRFITEEIKVGAGGHLYVFLHPSATGGVLLELCEDPPQGV, encoded by the coding sequence TGAAGTCGCTCACCGCGGCAAAAGAGTTTTACAAAGCGCTCGGGCTTGACGTCGTCGGCGAAGAGACGGTCGAGCACGAGAAGGTGAAGATCGCGATGCTGCCGGTGGGCGAGAGCCGCATCGAGTTGCTGGAAGCGACTTCGGCGGATTCTGCCGTCGCGCGCTTCATCGCCAAACGCGGCGAGGGACTGCATCACGTGGCGCTGCGCGTCCCTGACCTGGCTGGGACGGTCGAGCGGCTGAAACTGCGTGGCGTCCGCTTCATCACCGAAGAGATCAAGGTGGGGGCGGGCGGACATCTTTATGTCTTCCTGCATCCCTCGGCAACGGGTGGCGTGCTGCTCGAGCTGTGCGAAGATCCTCCGCAGGGCGTGTAG